In Trifolium pratense cultivar HEN17-A07 linkage group LG7, ARS_RC_1.1, whole genome shotgun sequence, a genomic segment contains:
- the LOC123893902 gene encoding uncharacterized protein LOC123893902, with protein sequence MYLEYRLHPDTMRKADQNAKNRQKQCIPHTLGRKSLARTRDDMERRDGRTYSRGDMYEVSHKKRNGAYVNDEARKKNEELQKEIRASNSVNQSFVKVFGKEHNGYVRGVGLGVTPSQIFGHSSRHSTSVADAQIAKMQSEIDALTTQVAEVEALKTKVAEFDQLKEQFAFIMANMKGNHII encoded by the exons ATGTATTTGGAATATAGATTGCATCCAGACACTATG AGGAAAGCAGATCAAAATGCGAAGAACCGCCAAAAGCAATGTATTCCCCATACGTTAGGCCGAAAGTCATTGGCAAGAACAAGGGATGATATG GAAAGACGAGATGGGCGGACCTACAGCAGAGGGGACATGTATGAAGTCTCTCACAAGAAGCGAAACGGGGCATATGTTAATGATGAGGCtcgaaaaaaaaat GAAGAGTTACAAAAAGAAATTCGTGCATCGAATTCGGTGAATCAATCTTTTGTGAAAGTGTTTGGGAAAGAGCATAATGGGTATGTTCGAGGAGTAGGACTTGGTGTAACACCATCTCAGATTTTTGGACATAGTTCTCGTCATTCAACATCAGTTGCGGATGCACAAATAGCCAAGATGCAAAGCGAAATTGATGCGCTAACTACACAAGTTGCTGAAGTTGAAGCGCTAAAAACAAAAGTTGCTGAATTTGATCAGTTGAAAGAACAATTTGCTTTTATTATGGCTAATATGAAAGGAAACCAT ATTATTTGA
- the LOC123893903 gene encoding signal transducer and activator of transcription C-like — protein MTNRGYNNFYISDEYETYQQYPPDNYVQTPEARLEETMIKFMEMQQQHMQQLQQQMHEQQLQLQQMQDQHQQYLKNSLARAKNLKNQLSQLAQQMENKQNLEIQTNTQTTPEEKDNILNEENEESVEGVENYEEERMCDGCGGVKIVEEIETPQEVELPQELSYTVDDEEVMMAAKEIKGLLDEKISIEQKRENENKAEIDRVIDEICALFNKKQLWRIWTPQHLYLKFMEYLPNQRKKTDDVLSVSFWPP, from the coding sequence ATGACTAATCGTGGTTATAATAACTTCTATATTTCGGATGAGTACGAAACGTATCAACAGTATCCACCTGATAATTATGTGCAAACTCCAGAGGCTAGATTGGAAGAGACCATGATTAAATTCATGGAAATGCAGCAGCAACACATGCAACAACTACAACAACAGATGCATGAGCAACAACTACAGCTGCAACAAATGCAAGACCAGCACCAACAATATCTGAAAAATAGTCTTGCACGGgccaaaaatttgaaaaatcagCTTAGTCAGTTGGCACAACAAATGGAGAATAAGCAAAATTTGGAAATCCAAACCAACACCCAAACAACTCCTGAAGAGAAAGATAATATTCTAAATGAGGAAAATGAAGAGAGTGTGGAAGGAGTTGAAAACTATGAGGAAGAAAGAATGTGTGATGGATGTGGTGGAGTGAAAATAGTGGAAGAAATAGAGACACCACAAGAAGTAGAACTTCCTCAAGAATTGTCATACactgttgatgatgaagaagtgATGATGGctgcaaaagaaattaaaggatTACTTGACGAGAAAATATCAATTGAGCAAAAGAGGGAGAATGAGAACAAGGCGGAGATTGATCGGGTCATAGACGAAATTTGTGCCTTGTTCAACAAGAAGCAATTGTGGAGGATATGGACTCCGCAACATCTATATCTTAAATTCATGGAGTACCTGCCAAATCAAAGGAAAAAGACGGATGATGTGCTTTCCGTCTCATTTTGGCCACCCTAA
- the LOC123893904 gene encoding LOW QUALITY PROTEIN: uncharacterized protein LOC123893904 (The sequence of the model RefSeq protein was modified relative to this genomic sequence to represent the inferred CDS: inserted 1 base in 1 codon), with protein MAAANFSYWDDCVEPQDLEEMWNIPEVSAEWLKAGEERDQKVHLSRDPDGQPYLTQTEMRAVADIVIGKHFLSEINPAMVCAIAELESDRQLLVMNPGFKTKELNVGLMQLPPKTADWLISALGYCTYVTEENIEYLFRPXINVYLAAAYLKWLSHFDNIQRNEEFIVRAYKGGTKKATHKSTLRYWQNYLAVKETFANFESLGRNSIDDSPPEIRAVAPAHSHAVSPIPLDHSKDANDDIYWDSRVYPEDMEAMWNHPAVRKAWTKSKEKPGKVRFSQDEKKRPYLTRVEMKAVADIILLKHLSSTKVKPTVICAIGEVISMRYVHGLGPRTGIMGIDYSTAYWLHSELGFRAYKLELIDDLSNPFVSMYFGAAYVAWLSEYEGRDRTPEFFVQAYFVGPKNVNPQDASTLWLKYEETLSKYEDERKRNGDSCAIM; from the exons ATGGCTGCTGCTAACTTCAGCTATTGGGATGATTGTGTGGAGCCTCAAGATTTAGAGGAAATGTGGAATATACCTGAAGTCAGTGCTGAATGGTTAAAAGCTGGCGAGGAAAGAGATCAAAAGGTTCACCTCTCTCGCGATCCTGATGGCCAGCCATATTTGACACAGACTGAAATGAGG GCTGTAGCTGACATTGTTATTGGCAAACACTTTCTGTCAGAGATAAATCCT GCCATGGTTTGTGCTATTGCAGAACTTGAAAGTGACAGGCAACTACTTGTTATGAACCCTGGCTTTAAAACTAAAGAGCTTAATGTGGGGCTTATGCAACTTCCACCAAAAACTGCTGATTGGTTGATAAG CGCATTAGGTTATTGTACATATGTTACAGAAGAGAATATAGAATACCTATTCAGAC TCATAAATGTATATTTAGCTGCTGCCTATCTGAAATGGCTGTCACACTTTGATAACAT ACAAAGAAATGAAGAGTTTATTGTAAGGGCATATAAAGGTGGCACGAAAAAGGCAACTCACAAATCAACATTGCGCTATTGGCAAAACTATCTTGCAGTTAAGGAAACTTTTGCAAATTTTGAAAGCTTGGGCAGAAATTCAATTGATGATAGTCCTCCAGAAATCAGAGCTGTAGCTCCTGCTCATTCTCATGCTGTATCTCCAATACCTTTAGATCATTCAAAAG ATGCAAATGATGACATATATTGGGATTCCAGAGTATATCCAGAAGATATGGAAGCAATGTGGAATCATCCCGCAGTCCGAAAAGCATGGACTAAATCGAAAGAAAAACCCGGAAAAGTGCGTTTTTCTCAAGATGAAAAGAAGAGACCATATCTTACCCGGGTAGAAATGAAG GCAGTTGCTGATATAATTCTATTGAAACACCTCAGCAGCACGAAAGTTAAACCT ACAGTAATTTGTGCTATTGGAGAGGTTATTAGCATGCGCTATGTACATGGACTTGGACCAAGAACTGGAATAATGGGGATTGACTACTCCACTGCTTATTGGCTTCACTC GGAATTGGGTTTCAGGGCTTACAAACTTGAATTAATTGATGATCTAAGCAATCCATTTGTGTCCATGTACTTTGGTGCTGCTTATGTAGCATGGTTATCTGAATATGAAGGAAG GGATAGAACTCCGGAATTTTTTGTTCAGGCATATTTTGTAGGACCGAAAAATGTGAACCCTCAGGATGCAAGTACTCTTTGGCTAAAATATGAGGAAACTCTCAGTAAAtatgaagatgaaagaaaaaG GAATGGCGATAGTTGCGCCATTATGTAA